One Parashewanella spongiae genomic window, TGTTGCAACAAGTAAAAGCTGACCGTAAAAGCGACGCAAGAATAAATAAAAAGCGTGAAGCAGAATTTAAAGCTGAACGTGGTGATAAAGCCGCATTACTAAAGCGTGAAAAGCGCGCTTTAGCCAATGAAAAACAACGTGGCAAAGATTTGAACCAAGCCTTCTTAGACAACGAACGTAAGATTGCTCAATTAGAAGCCGATCTTATTGTTGCTCAAGGTGATTTGGGTGAAATGTTTGGTGTTGTTAAAGGTGAAGCCGGAGATTTCTCAGGTAAGCTTGAAGCTTCAAACATCAGCGCTCAGTATCCTGGACGTGAAAAGTTTATAGCTGAATTAGGTGCTCGTAAACAGCTTCCTAAAATTCATGAACTAGAAAAGTTCTGGGAAGAGCAACTTTTCGAGATGGTTCAACAAGGCAAAATTGTAAAATTTAACGCTGAAATTACTGGTATAGATGGTAGTGTTCATAATTCAGAAGTAACACGTGTTGGTGTATACAATCTTCTTGCTGATGGACATTATGTTGTTTACAAGCCTGAGCTTGGCTTGATTCAAGAGCTAGCGCAACAACCAGGTGGCGAGCACGTTTCAAGTGTTAAAGATTATGTAGGTACAACTTCAGGTTACGAAAAATTATTTGTAGACCCTGCACGCGGTACATTACTTAATGTTTTCACTCAAAAAGCAACCATTGAAGATCGAATTGAAGCGGGTGGACCAATTGGTTACATCATCATCGGTATTCTAGTTATTGGTGCTGCACTTGCTTTATTCTTGATGTTCTCACTATTCAGTGTTGGCGCTAAGGTTAATGCACAGCGTAAAAACTTAGGCACTCCAGGTAACAACCCACTTGGTCGTATTTTGAAGGCTTACCATGACAATAAGAATTCAGATGTTGAAACCATTGAGTTAAAACTTGACGAAGCTATTTTGAAAGAAACACCTGCACTTGAAAAAGGCTTATCAATCATTAAAGTTTTTGCTGCTATTGCACCTATGATGGGTCTACTTGGTACTGTTACCGGTATGATTGCAACTTTCCAAAGTATTCAATTATTTGGTACGGGCGATCCTAAACTTATGGCTGGTGGTATTTCTATGGCACTTATCACAACTGTTCAAGGTTTGATTGCTGCATTGCCTCTAATGTTACTACACGCGATTGTTTCAGCTAAAAGTAAGTCTGTTGTTCAAGTTCTAGAAGAACAAAGCGCAGGTCTTGTTGCACAGCACGCTGAGAAGAGGGCTGACTAATGATGCTATTCCTGATGGACATTTGGGATTCCGTCAGGGGCTTCATGGCCTCCGGAGGCAACGTCCTCTGGCTGGTTGCGGGAGTACTGTTCCTAATGTGGGTTTTAATGCTTGAACGTTATTGGTACCTTAATTGGATTATGCCAACTAAAAATAAAGCAATTATCGCTGCATGGGACGCACGAGAAGATTCGACTTCTTGGTACGCTCACCGCATTCGTGAAGCTTGGGTATCCCAGGCCAAACAAGAACTAAACGCGGGTATGTTGATTATCAAAACGCTGGTTGCTGCTTGTCCTATGATTGGACTGCTTGGAACAGTGACAGGGATGATTACCGTATTTGATGTGATGGCAGTTCATGGTACGGGTAATGCTCGTATGATGGCCGCTGGTATTTCCATGGCGACCATGCCGACAATGGCGGGAATGGTTGCAGCATTATCAGGAGTATTTTTTAGTACTCGTCTTGATGCAAAAATGAAAATCAGCATGGAAAAGCTAAAAGATAGCTTGCCACACCACTAGAGAGAGATTGAACATGGCACGTAAAAAGCATTCTGGCGTAGAGGATGAAGCACAGATCGATATGACTCCGATGCTCGACATCGTTTTCATTATGTTGATCTTCTTTATTGTAACTACGTCGTTCATCAAGCCATCGGGTCTTGATTACAATAAGCCAGAAGCATCGCAGGCAACGACTAAGAAGTCCGCGAATATCTTCATCGGCGTAAGCAGTACAGGCGTTATTAAAATGGAAAACCGTCAGGTTGACATTGAGCGTGTAACGGCAAACGTTGAACGTATGTTGGCTGAGTCCCCTGAAGCTGCGGTACTGATTGAAGCTGATAAAAAAGCGGAACACGGTATAGTCGTTAAGGTACTCGATAGTGTTAAAAAAGCTGGCATAGATAAAGTTTCTGTTTCAGCAGGGAAGGATTAATATGCTCAGAGGAATAGTATCTGTCATCGTTGGTGGAGCTGTTACCTTTGGACTGTTTGTCTTCATGGCCTTTTTGGTCGGTGGCGGCGCTAAACGCGCCGACACCAAAACTGAATCTCCAGTGATTGAGATCAGTATGGAGGAACCAGATTCCAAAGCGCAGCAAAAGCCACGGGTAAAACCAAAGCCACCAGCTCCGCCTGAGCAGCCACCTAAGCCTAATGTACCACCGCCAGATAATTCGTCTGACATTGATACAAGTTTATCGTTTAATCCGTCAGGATTATCATCAACAGCAGGCCGCGGTACCTTTAAATTGGGTAATATGATGACACGTGATGGTGATGTTACGCCTATCGTTCGTATTAACCCACAGTATCCACCCGCTGCAGCACGTGATGGCAAAGAAGGTTATGTAACCTTAAGCTTTGCAATTAACACACTCGGCGGTGTTGAAGATGTGAAAGTTATCGATGCTAAGCCAAAGCGTATTTTTAACAAAGCTGCACGTAGAGCTTTGAAAAAGTGGAAATACAAACCGCAAATTGTTGATGGTAAAGCGCAAAAGCGTAGTGGTTTAAAAGTTACTTTGGACTTTACATTGGATCAGGAGGGGTAATAAACATGGCTAAGTTTAATAAACTAGCGACTGCATTGTTGCTCTCTTTTGGTGCTGTTGCAATTGCTCCAGCGGTCAATGCTGCCGATAAATGCCCTATTGAATTACGTAAATCAAAAGCAATGGGGCAAAGCACAGGTAAAAAGATTCAAAAAGCCTTTAAAGCTTATGGCGAAGATTTGTTTGATGAATCGATAGCCATTTTGCTTGAAGCTAATCCTAAAAATGACTTTGACAAAGCCAGTGTTGCACGTTTTTTGGGTAACTTGTACGCCCAAAAGGAACAATATACCAAGGCTTTGAATCAGTTAAAATTAGCGGCTGATACGAATGTTTTGGGTGGCACTGAACACGCGGATACACTTCGTGCTGTTGCTGATTTATCCATGCAAGATAAGAATTACAAACAAGCGATCGAACACTATGAAAAGTGGATGACGTTTACTTGTAAGTCTGATGTTAAAGTCTATACCTTATTAGCAGTTGCACATGTGCAATTAAAGCAATGGGATGATGTGATTGTAAACGCTGATAAAGCGATTGCCATTGCAGATAAGCCAATCAAAGACTTGTATAACGCAAAAGTAAATGCTTATTTTAATAAAAAGCAAAATAAAAATGCGATTAAAGTGCTTGAAACAGCTGTTCAATTGTTTGACGATGATGGTGCACTGTGGCGTCAATTAGCTCAGTTTTATTTAGCAACTGAAAACTATAAGCAAGCGTTAGCTACTTATGATTTAGCTTATAAAGCAGGCTTTTTGGAATCAGCAAGCGATATCACTCGTCTAGCTCAATTATTGAGTCAAGGTGGTTCTGGCTATAAAGCTGCTAAAGTGTACAATAAGCACCTGAAATCTGGACTTATTGAGAAAAATGCTAAGAGCTTTAAACAGCTTGCTGTGTTTTATCAATCGGCTAAAGAGTTCAAGTTAGCGGCTGACAATTATGGTGAAGCGGCAGCCTTAGATAATGATCCAAAGCTTTATTTAAAGCAGGGACAGTTTTTAACTTTATCAGAACGATATGGACAAGCTGTTAATGCGTTTAATAAGGCATTGAAAGCGAACATTAAAAATCGTGGTGCTGTTCATGTAGAGCTTGGGAGAGCTTACTTGGAGCTTAAGCAATATAAATCTGCTTACAAGAGCTTCCAGTTAGCAATGAAGGACAAAAAATCCGCTCGCACAGCCAAAGGCATGTTGTCTTACGTGAAAGAAAAAGCCAAAATACATAAAGTTTCTTTGTAGTGATTCTTTCATAAAAAAACACCTCCAATATGGAGGTGTTTTTTTATGTCTATTCGGGAAATTATACCAATTACAGTAATTAAATAGCCAACTCAGAGCTATGTATGTGTTAAAAGTTTTTGAATTATCCCGACAAAAGCACTAAGTGCGTTGAACGCCAGTTTTGTATGGCGGCCGTAGGGAATATAGTACTTCAAACTTGCGTCTTGTACTGAAATCCTTTAGCTCTTGCTGAGTGGGAAGTTAATTACTGTAATTGGTATCAATCCCAATAAATGACTTCGAGCTGCTTTTTAGGTTGATTGGCAAGTTTTTCAGAGGCTTTTTTCACTTTAATAAAAAGTCCATCAGATTGCTTACATATAGACGGCATACAATGCCCAGCAGTTATTTTACAATCAAAGCGTTGATTATAATTATGATGAGCATCTAAGCGCACTTCCTCAATAGCATCTGTTACACGCTGAATAGTGGCCTTCATGCCATAATCATCAACATTGAACACACCAATAGTGAAATAACCTTTTTCATGTCTTGCAATTAAGTCATTATTTCTTAATAAACGACTTTTTAGCTTAGAAGATAGTTTTTTGATGACAGGACTCATATTAGGTATTTCATCTATGTTAGTCCGCAGATACAATAAGGCTAACCCTTGTTGCTTTGATAAATGTTTTTGCCATTCTCGATTGAACGCTTCAATAAAGTATGTGTGATTATATACACCGGTCTCTGTATCTCTAAAAGCCGGTTTTCTCCATGAGTACAACATGCTTTACCCCTAAAAAAGCACTCAACAAACAGCTACAAGTATAGATGACTATTTTGTAATAATTTTAATAACCCTTTATTTCACAAGTAAATAGCAATAATTAATGTTTGCTTGAGATGAATTTTAGATAAGACTTGCAGGTATAAAAATGAAAAAATCCCTCATCATGTTAGCCGTTGGAGCAGTGCTTTCACTGTCTGCCTGTGATAACAATTCAGCACAAAATCAATCAGAGCAAAAAACGACCGAGCAAACAAAGCAAGTTAAAGCAGGTGCGGCGTACAATAAGCTTGTCGATCAGTTTTTTAAAGATCAATTGGCTTTGAATCCATTGATGGCGACATTTGTTGGTGTGAGTGATTATAACGATCAATTTGGCGGTGATTTAACCGAAAAATACCTTAAAGATCGCCATGATCTTAACCAAAGCTATTTTGATAAAGTTAGAAAAATTGATCGTAATGCTCTGTCGCCTGATCTGCAATTGAGTTACGATTTATTTGCTTATGATCGT contains:
- a CDS encoding MotA/TolQ/ExbB proton channel family protein translates to MMLFLMDIWDSVRGFMASGGNVLWLVAGVLFLMWVLMLERYWYLNWIMPTKNKAIIAAWDAREDSTSWYAHRIREAWVSQAKQELNAGMLIIKTLVAACPMIGLLGTVTGMITVFDVMAVHGTGNARMMAAGISMATMPTMAGMVAALSGVFFSTRLDAKMKISMEKLKDSLPHH
- a CDS encoding GGDEF domain-containing protein, which encodes MLYSWRKPAFRDTETGVYNHTYFIEAFNREWQKHLSKQQGLALLYLRTNIDEIPNMSPVIKKLSSKLKSRLLRNNDLIARHEKGYFTIGVFNVDDYGMKATIQRVTDAIEEVRLDAHHNYNQRFDCKITAGHCMPSICKQSDGLFIKVKKASEKLANQPKKQLEVIYWD
- a CDS encoding MotA/TolQ/ExbB proton channel family protein → MKKLITSALVAASFSLTAGMVSAADAPTSIDQLLQQVKADRKSDARINKKREAEFKAERGDKAALLKREKRALANEKQRGKDLNQAFLDNERKIAQLEADLIVAQGDLGEMFGVVKGEAGDFSGKLEASNISAQYPGREKFIAELGARKQLPKIHELEKFWEEQLFEMVQQGKIVKFNAEITGIDGSVHNSEVTRVGVYNLLADGHYVVYKPELGLIQELAQQPGGEHVSSVKDYVGTTSGYEKLFVDPARGTLLNVFTQKATIEDRIEAGGPIGYIIIGILVIGAALALFLMFSLFSVGAKVNAQRKNLGTPGNNPLGRILKAYHDNKNSDVETIELKLDEAILKETPALEKGLSIIKVFAAIAPMMGLLGTVTGMIATFQSIQLFGTGDPKLMAGGISMALITTVQGLIAALPLMLLHAIVSAKSKSVVQVLEEQSAGLVAQHAEKRAD
- a CDS encoding ExbD/TolR family protein, with protein sequence MARKKHSGVEDEAQIDMTPMLDIVFIMLIFFIVTTSFIKPSGLDYNKPEASQATTKKSANIFIGVSSTGVIKMENRQVDIERVTANVERMLAESPEAAVLIEADKKAEHGIVVKVLDSVKKAGIDKVSVSAGKD
- a CDS encoding tetratricopeptide repeat protein: MAKFNKLATALLLSFGAVAIAPAVNAADKCPIELRKSKAMGQSTGKKIQKAFKAYGEDLFDESIAILLEANPKNDFDKASVARFLGNLYAQKEQYTKALNQLKLAADTNVLGGTEHADTLRAVADLSMQDKNYKQAIEHYEKWMTFTCKSDVKVYTLLAVAHVQLKQWDDVIVNADKAIAIADKPIKDLYNAKVNAYFNKKQNKNAIKVLETAVQLFDDDGALWRQLAQFYLATENYKQALATYDLAYKAGFLESASDITRLAQLLSQGGSGYKAAKVYNKHLKSGLIEKNAKSFKQLAVFYQSAKEFKLAADNYGEAAALDNDPKLYLKQGQFLTLSERYGQAVNAFNKALKANIKNRGAVHVELGRAYLELKQYKSAYKSFQLAMKDKKSARTAKGMLSYVKEKAKIHKVSL
- a CDS encoding energy transducer TonB, coding for MLRGIVSVIVGGAVTFGLFVFMAFLVGGGAKRADTKTESPVIEISMEEPDSKAQQKPRVKPKPPAPPEQPPKPNVPPPDNSSDIDTSLSFNPSGLSSTAGRGTFKLGNMMTRDGDVTPIVRINPQYPPAAARDGKEGYVTLSFAINTLGGVEDVKVIDAKPKRIFNKAARRALKKWKYKPQIVDGKAQKRSGLKVTLDFTLDQEG